A single region of the Hylaeus volcanicus isolate JK05 chromosome 5, UHH_iyHylVolc1.0_haploid, whole genome shotgun sequence genome encodes:
- the LOC128876691 gene encoding uncharacterized protein LOC128876691 codes for MTRDISLRVLVSVLFLLCCIPHVFSIKCWVCRSDSDPKCADPFDNTTVPITDCKQEPDLAHLPGVRPTMCRKIRQKVNGVWRYFRSCAYMGEPGIAGDERFCLMRTGTYNIFMEYCTCNSKDGCNAASHDQGSLTVLMIVGIIPLRYVLLYT; via the exons ATGACCCGAGATATAAGTTTGCGTGTTTTGGTGTCAGTGTTGTTTCTCCTTTGCTGTATTCCACACG TATTTTCTATAAAGTGCTGGGTATGCAGATCGGATTCGGATCCAAAATGTGCCGACCCTTTCGATAATACCACCGTACCCATTACGGATTGCAAACAGGAACCAGACCTCGCACACTTGCCAGGCGTGAGACCTACCATGTGTCGTAAAATCCGTCAGAAAG ttAACGGGGTATGGAGGTATTTTCGTAGTTGCGCCTACATGGGCGAACCAGGAATCGCAGGTGACGAACGATTTTGTCTTATGAGGACTGGAACTTACAACATATTCATGGAATATTGTACTTGCAATAGCAAAGATGGATGTAACGCGGCATCTCACGATCAGGGGAGTTTAACAGTTTTAATGATAGTTGGGATAATACCGTTGCGATACGTACTTCTTTATACCTAA
- the LOC128876690 gene encoding uncharacterized protein LOC128876690 isoform X1: protein MALARIKSFIDTGLKTVSTPLDRTVNLEPEVGIRIVHSVNEKTLHVTVLGARHLPQNFGFTRVNSYVVKVKLIPGKDKFETSTKNESWPQWNEEFTFPLRKETKLKFGKTKVVEEEINGSRFIVATLYAILEDKPLIATDKKEAEKEKNSSPGKESAKKAGKKKDGQGGSTENQEPPKNKLFGQLFGKGSDKLPETTVTERRMYDKRRTVGATTISLDPKNFTSKPPKPKHPSDASTGDMWRPLRPIASGISGAEERRENKKGQVELSLCQEKNDKKEESSERLILSLHRLRCSLQTMHEHEALKGQMYVKMSVVDNGRVTHFWKSDRFQPCVSMKFSPDMARVVADNPYQGALKDVSFVVKFVSKNKMGKKTTVGHFVIGPDVGGPYGEQWKQALAKPGQQITKWQPFE from the exons ATGGCATTGGCAAGGATCAAGAGTTTCATCGATACGGGCCTGAAGACGGTATCCACACCGTTGGATCGAACCGTAAACCTGGAACCGGAAGTGGGCATTAGAATCGTTCATTCGGTTAACGAGAAGACTCTGCACGTGACCGTGCTCGGTGCTCGACACTTGCCACAGAATTTCGGCTTCACTCGCGTCAACAGCTACGTTGTGAAG GTGAAATTGATACCAGGAAAGGACAAGTTCGAGACATCGACAAAGAACGAGTCCTGGCCACAATGGAACGAGGAATTCACGTTTCCTCTACGCAAAGAGACCAAACTAAAGTTTGGCAAAACGAAGGTCGTCGAGGAGGAGATCAACGGATCTAGATTCATCGTAGCGACTTTGTACGCGATTCTCGAGGATAAGCCTTTGATAGCGACCGATAAGAAGGAAgcggaaaaagagaaaaactcGTCCCCTGGCAAAGAATCGGCAAAGAAAGCTGGCAAAAAGAAGGATGGTCAAGGTGGCTCTACGGAGAATCAAGAGCCACCGAAAAATAAGCTATTCGGTCAATTGTTCGGCAAGGGGTCCGACAAACTTCCGGAAACCACTGTCACCGAGAGGAGAATGTACGATAAAAGACGCACCGTTGGCGCGACCACTATTTCCCTCGATCCGAAAAACTTCACCTCGAAACCACCGAAACCAAAGCACCCGAGCGACGCGTCGACAGGGGACATGTGGAGACCGCTGCGACCGATCGCGAGTGGTATTTCTGGAGCCGAGGAAAGg AGGGAGAACAAAAAGGGTCAAGTGGAATTGTCGCTGTGtcaagaaaaaaatgacaagAAAGAGGAAAGCAGCGAACGGCTAATTTTATCTCTGCATCGTCTGAGATGTTCTTTGCAGACGATGCACGAGCACGAAGCTCTAAAGGGTCAGATGTACGTGAAAATGTCGGTGGTGGACAACGGAAGAGTCACGCACTTTTGGAAAAGCGATCGTTTCCAACCGTGCGtgtcgatgaaattttcaccGGATATGGCGAGAGTCGTTGCGGATAATCCGTATCAGGGAGCACTCAAAGACGTCAGCTTCGTTGTTAAGTTTGTCTCCAAGAACAAAATGG GCAAAAAAACAACCGTCGGTCATTTTGTAATCGGACCGGACGTAGGAGGACCCTACGGTGAACAGTGGAAACAGGCTTTAGCGAAACCGGGACAACAGATAACGAAATGGCAGCCATTCGAATAA
- the LOC128876690 gene encoding uncharacterized protein LOC128876690 isoform X2 has product MVKLIPGKDKFETSTKNESWPQWNEEFTFPLRKETKLKFGKTKVVEEEINGSRFIVATLYAILEDKPLIATDKKEAEKEKNSSPGKESAKKAGKKKDGQGGSTENQEPPKNKLFGQLFGKGSDKLPETTVTERRMYDKRRTVGATTISLDPKNFTSKPPKPKHPSDASTGDMWRPLRPIASGISGAEERRENKKGQVELSLCQEKNDKKEESSERLILSLHRLRCSLQTMHEHEALKGQMYVKMSVVDNGRVTHFWKSDRFQPCVSMKFSPDMARVVADNPYQGALKDVSFVVKFVSKNKMGKKTTVGHFVIGPDVGGPYGEQWKQALAKPGQQITKWQPFE; this is encoded by the exons GTGAAATTGATACCAGGAAAGGACAAGTTCGAGACATCGACAAAGAACGAGTCCTGGCCACAATGGAACGAGGAATTCACGTTTCCTCTACGCAAAGAGACCAAACTAAAGTTTGGCAAAACGAAGGTCGTCGAGGAGGAGATCAACGGATCTAGATTCATCGTAGCGACTTTGTACGCGATTCTCGAGGATAAGCCTTTGATAGCGACCGATAAGAAGGAAgcggaaaaagagaaaaactcGTCCCCTGGCAAAGAATCGGCAAAGAAAGCTGGCAAAAAGAAGGATGGTCAAGGTGGCTCTACGGAGAATCAAGAGCCACCGAAAAATAAGCTATTCGGTCAATTGTTCGGCAAGGGGTCCGACAAACTTCCGGAAACCACTGTCACCGAGAGGAGAATGTACGATAAAAGACGCACCGTTGGCGCGACCACTATTTCCCTCGATCCGAAAAACTTCACCTCGAAACCACCGAAACCAAAGCACCCGAGCGACGCGTCGACAGGGGACATGTGGAGACCGCTGCGACCGATCGCGAGTGGTATTTCTGGAGCCGAGGAAAGg AGGGAGAACAAAAAGGGTCAAGTGGAATTGTCGCTGTGtcaagaaaaaaatgacaagAAAGAGGAAAGCAGCGAACGGCTAATTTTATCTCTGCATCGTCTGAGATGTTCTTTGCAGACGATGCACGAGCACGAAGCTCTAAAGGGTCAGATGTACGTGAAAATGTCGGTGGTGGACAACGGAAGAGTCACGCACTTTTGGAAAAGCGATCGTTTCCAACCGTGCGtgtcgatgaaattttcaccGGATATGGCGAGAGTCGTTGCGGATAATCCGTATCAGGGAGCACTCAAAGACGTCAGCTTCGTTGTTAAGTTTGTCTCCAAGAACAAAATGG GCAAAAAAACAACCGTCGGTCATTTTGTAATCGGACCGGACGTAGGAGGACCCTACGGTGAACAGTGGAAACAGGCTTTAGCGAAACCGGGACAACAGATAACGAAATGGCAGCCATTCGAATAA